The Chitinivibrio alkaliphilus ACht1 genomic interval TGGCGGATAACTAACAGCAAGATCCTTAAATTTATCCTCAACCATAATAAGAAGCTGCTTATCCGCACCTGAGCATTGAGTAATCTTCTCACGAACAATCCCCATGGCACGATCAGCGGTGGCGGCGACATGATTCACATCAATATTTCGTACAATATCTGTGAGATCTTTCAGCGCCTGAATCAGCTCTTCATCTCTCAAGGCCTGGAAAGAATCGGATGAGGCCGATTCCGCAAGCTCTGCAAGTTTCGAAGCATCTGCGGTATCAATAAGCTGCGAAACTCCATCGGCCCAATCGTTTATTGTGTAGAAGTCAGCCATATTAATTATCGGTTTATCAGGAGCCTCATGAGCCCCATAGTACACACCTTTTAGATCGATGCTCTTGCTTTTTTGAATAAAACTTACTGCAGTTGACAAGATAATAGAAAAAGCCCTAAAACCATGGGTCATATCAAACCAGACCTTATCTTCTTGGTCCACTAAGTTGAGTATTGTTTCAAACCATTTCCACTGGGCATTAGCTAAATCCTCAGATAATGGCACATGCTCAATAGATGTCTTATCCGTTATAAACGGCCTCAAATCATCTGATAATTGCTTCCAATGTTTTTCTTCTGATTTTGGCGTTGTTAAGATCCGAACTTTATCAAAATAATTTTTACCAAATCTATGCAATAATGCTGTTTGGACATAGGGCGTTTTAATTGAACTATTTTGATACTGTACAGGTGAATAATTTCCTGCCCCCAAAAAACTGATAAAAACTTTTCTGCCCATTCATTTCTCCCGGTAATTCGTTTTGGATTAACACATATATTTCACAAAGAAACCGCCGAAGATTATTCACTCCACCCTTCATACTCCCGAAACCGTACATGACGGAACATATGCCGTAATTCCACTGTCCCGTCCTTTTGAACCACTTCCTCAGCCCGCCGTTGTGTAGAGGCATAG includes:
- the csx2 gene encoding TIGR02221 family CRISPR-associated protein, yielding MGRKVFISFLGAGNYSPVQYQNSSIKTPYVQTALLHRFGKNYFDKVRILTTPKSEEKHWKQLSDDLRPFITDKTSIEHVPLSEDLANAQWKWFETILNLVDQEDKVWFDMTHGFRAFSIILSTAVSFIQKSKSIDLKGVYYGAHEAPDKPIINMADFYTINDWADGVSQLIDTADASKLAELAESASSDSFQALRDEELIQALKDLTDIVRNIDVNHVAATADRAMGIVREKITQCSGADKQLLIMVEDKFKDLAVSYPPSGRYDSAYFKLQLKLIEMLNTHELYMQSFTVMRELIGSIGMLAVQKGDNRDNGELRKVYAEAFLSALQLKCKWDHDAFKKLNADDLEQVRIFTERFLKDVAGKKKMKSLTYKIKDIRNGFDHAWTAAGPDKKKELENVSDRSIECKDALKKVIDRMNEENIIPTTQEVE